A section of the Pygocentrus nattereri isolate fPygNat1 chromosome 18, fPygNat1.pri, whole genome shotgun sequence genome encodes:
- the vps11 gene encoding vacuolar protein sorting-associated protein 11 homolog, whose protein sequence is MAAFLQWRRFVFFDKEPVKDPGENGKNFALPSGISACDSGRGHIVLGDMDGQICFLTRSLQLTSFQAYKLRVTHLYQLKQHSILVSVGQDEHGINPLVKVWNTDKRDSGSPLCTRIFPAIPGNKPTEVSCLSVHENLNFMAIGFTDGSVVLTKGDITRDRHSKTLTLHEGNCPVTGLAFRQAGKVTHLFVATLEKVQCYTLSVKEYPRLELDTHGCALRCSALTDPSQDSQFIVAGDDCVYLYQPDERGPCFAFDGHKILAHWHRGYLLLLTRDTKSPNKPDFGSRETSPTEKQILTIYDLDNKFIAYSAAFDDIIDVLAEWGSFYILTRDGNMFMLQEKDTQTKLEMLFKKNLFVMAINLAKSQHLDNDGLSEIFRQYGDHLYIKGDHDGAIQQYIRTIGKLEPSYVIRKFLDAQRIHNLTAYLQALHRQCLANADHTTLLLNCYTKLKDSSKLEEFIKSSESEVHFDVEIAIKVLRQAGYHSHAVFLADKHLHHEWYLKIQLEDLKNYQEALRYIGRLPFEQAETNMKRYGKTLMHHVPESTTVLLKRLCTDYQPSRDPTDRDSLDRTVLNKANSEEFIPIFANNPRELRAFLEHMIEEEQSPPQGVYDTLLELRLQDWAHEQDPERKKGLQEAALLLLRRENTVFDKALVLCQMHNFKEGVLYLYEKGKLYQQIMHYHMQNEEYSKVVEACKTYGDKEVCLWEQALGYFARKEEDCKAYISEVLQHIDQNNLMPPLLVVQTLAHNSTATLSVIKDYLINKLQRESQQIEEDERKIRQYREETAHLRSEIQELRTSAKIFQKTKCSMCNSPLELPSVHFLCGHSFHQHCFESYAESEAECPTCTPENRKVLDMLRAQDQKRDLHDHFNRQLRSSNDGFSVVADYFGRGVFNKLTLITDPPGGKAGPGSLEADLQRDLLIHTKRNV, encoded by the exons ATGGCTGCGTTCTTGCAGTGGAGAcggtttgtgttttttgataAAGAACCGGTGAAGGATCCGGGGGAGAATGGGAAGAACTTCGCTCTGCCCAGCGGTATATCGGCCTGTGACTCCGGACGGGGACACATCGTTCTCGGGG ATATGGACGGTCAGATCTGTTTTTTAACGCGCTCTCTCCAGCTCACCTCCTTCCAAGCCTACAAACTGCGGGTGACGCACCTGTACCAGCTGAAGCAGCACAGCATCCTGGTTTCAGTTGGGCAGGACGAGCATGGCATCAACCCACTG GTGAAAGTGTGGAATACAGATAAGAGGGACAGCGGCAGTCCTCTGTGCACCCGCATATTCCCAGCCATTCCTGGGAATAAACCCACAGAAGTGTCTTGTCTTAGTGTACATGAGAACCTAAACTTCATGGCCATAG GCTTTACAGACGGCAGTGTAGTGTTGACCAAAGGTGACATCACCAGAGACAggcacagtaaaacactgacCCTTCACGAGGGAAATTGTCCAGTCACTGGTCTGGCTTTCCGCCAGGCAGGAAAAGTCACACACCTGTTTGTAGCCACCCTTGAAAAAGTGCAG TGTTACACATTATCAGTGAAGGAGTACCCTCGCTTGGAGCTGGACACGCACGGCTGTGCTCTGCGCTGTTCTGCCCTCACAGACCCCTCTCAGGACTCGCAGTTCATTGTTGCGGGAGACGATTGTGTCTATCTGTACCAACCCGATGAAAGAGGACCCTGCTTTGCCTTTGATGGGCATAAGATTCTGGCCCACTGGCACCGGGGCTACTTACTGCTGCTTACCCGAGATACCAAGTCACCTAACAA GCCTGACTTTGGGAGCAGAGAGACCTCTCCAACAGAAAAGCAGATCTTGACGATTTATGACTTGGACAATAAGTTCATCGCTtatagtgcagcatttgatgaCATAATAGATGTCCTTGCAGAGTGGGGTTCGTTCTACATCCTGACAAGAGATGGAAACATGTTTATGCTGCAAGAGAAGGACACCCAGACTAAATTAGAG ATGCTCTTTAAGAAGAATCTATTTGTAATGGCGATTAATCTAGCAAAGAGTCAGCATCTGGATAATGATGGTCTATCTGAGATATTCAGACAATATGGAGATCACCTTTACATTAAAGGTGACCATGATGGAGCTATTCAACAGTATATTCG AACCATTGGGAAACTTGAACCCTCATACGTCATCCGCAAGTTCTTGGATGCTCAGAGAATACACAACCTGACTGCGTACCTGCAAGCACTTCACAGGCAATGCCTGGCCAACGCAGATCACACAACATTACTACTCAACTGTTACACCAAACTGAAGGACAGCTCCAAGCTGGAGGAGTTTATTAAG AGCAGTGAGAGCGAGGTGCATTTTGATGTAGAGATAGCCATAAAGGTGCTGCGCCAGGCTGGTTACCACAGCCATGCTGTGTTCCTGGCAGATAAACACTTGCACCACGAGTGGTACCTAAAGATCCAGCTGGAGGATTTAAAG AATTACCAGGAGGCTCTGCGCTATATCGGACGACTGCCGTTTGAGCAAGCTGAGACCAATATGAAGCGTTATGGTAAAACGCTGATGCACCATGTTCCTGAGAGCACCACTGTGCTGCTGAAGAGGCTTTGTACTGACTATCAGCCCAGCCGAGACCCCACTGATCGGGACAGTCTGGACAGGACTGTACTGAATAAG GCAAATTCAGAAGAGTTCATACCCATTTTTGCAAACAACCCACGAGAGCTGCGAGCATTCCTTGAGCACATGATTGAAGAGGAACAGTCACCACCCCAAGGAGTGTATGATACACTGCTGGAACTTCGGCTGCAGGACTGGGCCCATGAACAGGATCCCGAG AGGAAGAAGGGCCTGCAGGAGGCAGCATTGTTACtgctgaggagagagaacacTGTGTTTGATAAAGCTCTGGTGCTCTGCCAAATGCACAACTTTAAAGAGGGGGTGCTCTACCTTTATGAAAAGGGCAAGCT GTATCAGCAGATCATGCATTACCACATGCAGAATGAGGAGTACTCGAAGGTTGTGGAGGCATGTAAGACATACGGTGATAAGGAAGTTTGTCTGTGGGAACAGGCTCTGGGCTACTTTGCACGAAAAGAAGAAGACTGCAAAGCTTACATTAGTGAGGTTTTGCAGCACATTGACCAGAACAACCTCATGCCACCTCTTCTGG TGGTTCAGACGCTGGCCCACAATTCTACAGCAACGCTCTCAGTGATCAAAGATTACCTGATTAATAAACTGCAGAGGGAGAGCCAGCAGATTGAGGAGGATGAGCGAAAGATCCGGCAGTACCGTGAGGAAACGGCACACCTCCGCTCTGAGATCCAGGAGCTCCGCACCAG TGCAAAGATTTTCCAGAAGACAAAGTGTAGCATGTGCAATAGCCCTCTGGAATTGCCGTCGGTGCATTTCCTGTGTGGCCACTCTTTTCATCAGCACTGTTTTGAGAGCTACGCTGAGAGCGAGGCAGAGTGCCCCACCTGCACACCCGAGAACAGGAAGGTGTTGGACATGCTGCGTGCACAAGACCAGAAACGAGACCTTCATGATCATTTCAATAGACAG CTGAGGAGTTCTAACGATGGCTTCTCTGTGGTGGCGGATTACTTCGGTCGTGGCGTGTTCAATAAACTGACTCTAATAACAGATCCTCCAGGTGGCAAGGCTGGCCCTGGCAGTTTGGAAGCTGATCTACagagagatcttctcattcacacCAAGAGAAATGTCTGA
- the ift46 gene encoding intraflagellar transport protein 46 homolog isoform X1, protein MERFERHKTQLITNQPFDETLDVNDSEEVASLYTPTPRQTVFRSRSRQQLNNMANNSSDEYEEDTKKKKGPPASPRGASENNEEEEEEDDDDDDSDETESDEEEGEPGSAPEGAYDPADYDHLRVTAEIKELFQYITRYTPQTVELDHKLKPFIPDFIPAVGDIDAFLKVPRPDGKADGLGLLVLDEPCAKQSDPTVLSLWLSENSKQHNVAEVKVKSIENPQKNPKAIDNWIESISELHRSKPPATVHYNRPMPDIDTLMQEWPPEFEELLGKVNLPTADINCGLAEYIDIICGILDIPVYKNRIQSLHVLFTLYSEFKNSQHFKALAEGHKSNTSSAPHTATAEAETLTLE, encoded by the exons ATGGAGAGGTTTGAGCGACACAAG ACTCAGCTCATAACCAACCAGCCATTCGACGAGACACTGGACGTCAACGATTCAGAAGAGGTCGCCAGTTTGtacacaccaacaccacgtcAAACAG TGTTCAGGAGCAGGAGCAGACAACAGCTGAATAACATGGCCAATAACAGCAGCGACGAATATGAAGAAGACACAAAG AAAAAGAAAGGGCCACCAGCAAGTCCACGAGGAGCTAGTGAAAAtaatgaggaagaggaggaggaggatgacgatgatgatgactcAGATGAAACAGAGTCAGATGAAGAGGAAGGGGAGCCgggttcagctcctgaagg AGCATATGACCCAGCAGATTATGATCATCTTCGTGTTACAGCAGAAATAAAAGAACTTTTCCAGTACATCACACG ATACACACCACAGACTGTAGAATTGGACCATAAGCTGAAGCCTTTTATTCCTGACTTCATCCCAGCTGTAGGGGACATTGATGCTTTCCTTAAA GTTCCTCGGCCAGATGGGAAGGCAGACGGTCTGGGACTGTTGGTGCTGGATGAACCCTGTGCTAAGCAGTCTGACCCTACGGTGCTCTCCCTGTGGCTCTCAGAGAACAGCAAACAGCACAATGTTGCT GAGGTGAAAGTAAAGAGTATTGAGAACCCACAGAAGAACCCCAAAGCCATAGACAACTGGATAGAGAGCATAAGTGAACTACACCGCTCAAAACCACCAGCTACTGTACACTACAACAG ACCCATGCCAGACATCGATACCCTGATGCAGGAGTGGCCACCTGAGTTTGAGGAGCTTTTGGGCAAG GTGAACCTTCCTACAGCAGATATTAATTGTGGCTTAGCAGAATATATTGACATAATATGTG GTATCCTGGACATCCCTGTGTATAAGAACCGAATCCAGTCTCTCCATGTCCTATTCACACTCTATTCTGAATTCAAAAATTCCCAg CACTTTAAGGCGTTGGCAGAGGGCCACAAGTCCAACACTTCATCTGCTCCCCACACCGCTACAGCAGAAGCAGAGACATTGACATTAGAGTGA
- the ift46 gene encoding intraflagellar transport protein 46 homolog isoform X2, whose product MERFERHKTQLITNQPFDETLDVNDSEEVASLYTPTPRQTVFRSRSRQQLNNMANNSSDEYEEDTKKKKGPPASPRGASENNEEEEEEDDDDDDSDETESDEEEGEPGSAPEGAYDPADYDHLRVTAEIKELFQYITRYTPQTVELDHKLKPFIPDFIPAVGDIDAFLKVPRPDGKADGLGLLVLDEPCAKQSDPTVLSLWLSENSKQHNVAEVKVKSIENPQKNPKAIDNWIESISELHRSKPPATVHYNRPMPDIDTLMQEWPPEFEELLGKHFKALAEGHKSNTSSAPHTATAEAETLTLE is encoded by the exons ATGGAGAGGTTTGAGCGACACAAG ACTCAGCTCATAACCAACCAGCCATTCGACGAGACACTGGACGTCAACGATTCAGAAGAGGTCGCCAGTTTGtacacaccaacaccacgtcAAACAG TGTTCAGGAGCAGGAGCAGACAACAGCTGAATAACATGGCCAATAACAGCAGCGACGAATATGAAGAAGACACAAAG AAAAAGAAAGGGCCACCAGCAAGTCCACGAGGAGCTAGTGAAAAtaatgaggaagaggaggaggaggatgacgatgatgatgactcAGATGAAACAGAGTCAGATGAAGAGGAAGGGGAGCCgggttcagctcctgaagg AGCATATGACCCAGCAGATTATGATCATCTTCGTGTTACAGCAGAAATAAAAGAACTTTTCCAGTACATCACACG ATACACACCACAGACTGTAGAATTGGACCATAAGCTGAAGCCTTTTATTCCTGACTTCATCCCAGCTGTAGGGGACATTGATGCTTTCCTTAAA GTTCCTCGGCCAGATGGGAAGGCAGACGGTCTGGGACTGTTGGTGCTGGATGAACCCTGTGCTAAGCAGTCTGACCCTACGGTGCTCTCCCTGTGGCTCTCAGAGAACAGCAAACAGCACAATGTTGCT GAGGTGAAAGTAAAGAGTATTGAGAACCCACAGAAGAACCCCAAAGCCATAGACAACTGGATAGAGAGCATAAGTGAACTACACCGCTCAAAACCACCAGCTACTGTACACTACAACAG ACCCATGCCAGACATCGATACCCTGATGCAGGAGTGGCCACCTGAGTTTGAGGAGCTTTTGGGCAAG CACTTTAAGGCGTTGGCAGAGGGCCACAAGTCCAACACTTCATCTGCTCCCCACACCGCTACAGCAGAAGCAGAGACATTGACATTAGAGTGA
- the LOC108424556 gene encoding uncharacterized protein LOC108424556 isoform X1 translates to MPGRHIVILMLILWPFVGRGVGGQTVSGVLHGRAELHTCRAHEQNVTRVEWSKYRNSASKRLLYTFEKPNITECRTNTCTNIYFDIKHLSLIVANLTAEDEGIYEEKTFVHNRDTEPCNINLSVLSVLKIAVSTSRCPLTLRCEVRGDFLDLRWLRDGLPLPEDQRISFNEKNRTMRVSCLNASDWGTYTCQVSNAAGTSEAHVNITSDVGTGEKENYLILILYCSGGTLIAILTLCIILFYTCKCGCCTTGPTKRRRDQRRTGDIAMEERVYDEPIFQQQEAPDPPRVDLLPYVYTDFIKLKVQQAVNKEQPSEDFGYSTIPELKMKIQPLQTPT, encoded by the exons ATGCCAGGAAGACACATTGTCATTTTAATGCTTATTCTGTGGCCATTTGTTG GTAGAGGGGTTGGTGGGcagacagtgagtggagtgtTACACGGTCGAGCAGAGCTGCACACCTGCCGTGCACACGAGCAAAATGTGACACGAGTGGAATGGAGTAAATACAGAAATTCAGCATCAAAACGTCttttatatacatttgaaaAGCCAAACATTACTGAGTGCAGAACCAACACATGCACAAATATCTATTTTGATATAAAGCATTTGAGTCTTATTGTGGCTAATCTGACAGCAGAAGATGAAGGAATTTATGAGGAGAAAACATTCGTACACAATAGAGACACGGAGCCCTGTAACATCAACTTATCTGTGCTGT ctgttttaaaGATAGCTGTGTCCACTTCTCGCTGCCCTCTGACCCTGAGGTGTGAGGTGAGAGGAGATTTTCTGGACCTGCGTTGGTTGCGGGACGGACTGCCACTGCCAGAGGACCAGAGAATCTCCTTTAATGAGAAAAACCGGACCATGCGTGTGTCCTGCCTGAACGCCTCAGACTGGGGAACATACACCTGTCAGGTTTCAAATGCAGCTGGAACATCAGAGGCACATGTCAATATCACATCAG ATGTAGGcactggagaaaaagaaaattaccTTATACTGATCCTGTACTGTAGTGGAGGAACACTTATTGCCATCTTAACTTTGTGCATAATTTTATTCTACACCTGCAAATGtg GCTGCTGTACAACAGGTCCAACTAAAAGACGAAGAG ATCAAAGAAGAACAGGTGATATCGCAATGGAAG AGCGTGTATATGACGAGCCCATATTTCAGCAG CAGGAAGCCCCTGATCCTCCGAGAGTGGACCTATTGCCATATGTCTACACAGACTTCATAAAGCTGAAAGTTCAGCAGGCTGTGAATAAAGAGCAACCTTCTGAGGACTTTGGCTACTCCACCATACCAGAACTTAAGATGAAAATACAGCCTCTTCAAACTCCCACATGA
- the LOC108424556 gene encoding uncharacterized protein LOC108424556 isoform X2, giving the protein MPGRHIVILMLILWPFVGRGVGGQTVSGVLHGRAELHTCRAHEQNVTRVEWSKYRNSASKRLLYTFEKPNITECRTNTCTNIYFDIKHLSLIVANLTAEDEGIYEEKTFVHNRDTEPCNINLSVLSVLKIAVSTSRCPLTLRCEVRGDFLDLRWLRDGLPLPEDQRISFNEKNRTMRVSCLNASDWGTYTCQVSNAAGTSEAHVNITSDVGTGEKENYLILILYCSGGTLIAILTLCIILFYTCKCGCCTTGPTKRRRDQRRTGDIAMEERVYDEPIFQQEAPDPPRVDLLPYVYTDFIKLKVQQAVNKEQPSEDFGYSTIPELKMKIQPLQTPT; this is encoded by the exons ATGCCAGGAAGACACATTGTCATTTTAATGCTTATTCTGTGGCCATTTGTTG GTAGAGGGGTTGGTGGGcagacagtgagtggagtgtTACACGGTCGAGCAGAGCTGCACACCTGCCGTGCACACGAGCAAAATGTGACACGAGTGGAATGGAGTAAATACAGAAATTCAGCATCAAAACGTCttttatatacatttgaaaAGCCAAACATTACTGAGTGCAGAACCAACACATGCACAAATATCTATTTTGATATAAAGCATTTGAGTCTTATTGTGGCTAATCTGACAGCAGAAGATGAAGGAATTTATGAGGAGAAAACATTCGTACACAATAGAGACACGGAGCCCTGTAACATCAACTTATCTGTGCTGT ctgttttaaaGATAGCTGTGTCCACTTCTCGCTGCCCTCTGACCCTGAGGTGTGAGGTGAGAGGAGATTTTCTGGACCTGCGTTGGTTGCGGGACGGACTGCCACTGCCAGAGGACCAGAGAATCTCCTTTAATGAGAAAAACCGGACCATGCGTGTGTCCTGCCTGAACGCCTCAGACTGGGGAACATACACCTGTCAGGTTTCAAATGCAGCTGGAACATCAGAGGCACATGTCAATATCACATCAG ATGTAGGcactggagaaaaagaaaattaccTTATACTGATCCTGTACTGTAGTGGAGGAACACTTATTGCCATCTTAACTTTGTGCATAATTTTATTCTACACCTGCAAATGtg GCTGCTGTACAACAGGTCCAACTAAAAGACGAAGAG ATCAAAGAAGAACAGGTGATATCGCAATGGAAG AGCGTGTATATGACGAGCCCATATTTCAGCAG GAAGCCCCTGATCCTCCGAGAGTGGACCTATTGCCATATGTCTACACAGACTTCATAAAGCTGAAAGTTCAGCAGGCTGTGAATAAAGAGCAACCTTCTGAGGACTTTGGCTACTCCACCATACCAGAACTTAAGATGAAAATACAGCCTCTTCAAACTCCCACATGA